One region of Salvelinus sp. IW2-2015 linkage group LG1, ASM291031v2, whole genome shotgun sequence genomic DNA includes:
- the LOC111972550 gene encoding rho guanine nucleotide exchange factor 19, whose product MAQLPDLVVHLRSESFHHTYPCVGILDHLETDLMEQMPSSVECSDQPGGTEESNRSGMSGNTVGGVTEDQNQLEDLFGSGGIAATLMSVASLHSWSLGGQVQRSVPKLFSVPGQDDREATASPLSLYKDDDDEGAADXNKEETQDLTLKELFESKYTHVFPLYQYYCLQSVKADLNRINNNSLSELVTAQCLPGLQSPPVFRVVTSPPPLSPLTVNPCSFWQDLSEVKESGLLKILSLXEIRLQEAMFEMIGSEASYLRSLGVAVNHFFASKTLKQTLHRMEHHILFSNLRSVMAASEGFLLDLEVRLGESVVISQVGDIVLRHCLMFRSLYVPYVTNMMYQEALVTLLLQENREFLLAVKKLESDPICRRQTLKYFLVLPFQRITRLKIIMESILKLTGQDSKSIPCLKQAIEAIHKIVMECDGGVQRMKQIEKLVYLDKHMDFVNVKSIPLITSVRFLVHEGPLRQLTPEGYVPGSRISYMDVYLHLFNDLLLISLKKEMRFRVLDHAVFPTHVHTEQLKTEALGLPLESFVLRLSQNHTGHATAFILAPHTTTRSDKDAWMKALSSVSGDMYEGPVKYCTV is encoded by the exons ATGGCTCAGCTGCCTGACTTGGTAGTTCACTTAAGGAGTGAGTCATTTCACCACACATATCCTTGCGTGGGGATTTTGGACCACCTTGAGACTGATCTTATGGAACAGATGCCATCATCGGTAGAGTGCTCAGACCAACCTGGTGGGACTGAGGAGAGTAACAGGTCAGGGATGAGTGGAAACACTGTAGGTGGTGTGACAGAAGATCAGAACCAACTGGAGGATCTCTTTGG TTCTGGAGGCATAGCAGCAACTCTCATGTCTGTGGCCTCTTTACATTCATGGAGTCTTGGAGGCCAAGTGCAGCGATCTGTGCCCAAGTTATTTTCTGTTCCAGGGCAGGATGACAGGGAGGCTACAGCCTCTCCATTATCACTTTATAAGGATGATGACGACGAAGG GGCAGCAGATYCCAATAAAGAGGAAACTCAAGACCTCACTTTGAAGGAATTGTTTGAGTCTAAGTACACTCATGTTT TTCCTCTGTATCAGTACTACTGCCTGCAATCTGTAAAAGCTGACCTAAACAGGATAAACAACAACAGTCTGTCTGAGCTGGTGACCGCCCAGTGTCTACCTGGCCTACAGTCCCCACCTGTCTTCCGCGTGGTCACCTCTCCCCCACCACTGTCTCCTCTCACAGTAAACCCATGCAGCTTTTGGCAGGACTTGTCTGAGGTGAAGGAGAGTGGCCTACTTAAAATACTCTCCCTCGYCGAGATCCGTCTGCAGGAG GCTATGTTTGAGATGATTGGTTCTGAGGCCTCCTACCTGAGAAGCCTGGGGGTAGCTGTGAATCACTTCTTTGCATCGAAGACACTGAAACAGACCCTCCATCGCATGGAGCATCACATTCTGTTTTCCAACCTGCGCAGTGTGATGGCAGCCAGTGAGGG GTTTCTGCTGGACCTGGAGGTGCGTCTGGGGGAGAGTGTGGTGATCTCTCAGGTTGGCGACATTGTGCTGCGTCACTGCCTCATGTTCCGATCCCTCTACGTGCCATATGTGACCAACATGATGTACCAGGAGGCCCTGGTCACGCTACTGCT GCAGGAGAACCGAGAGTTTCTGTTAGCAGTGAAGAAACTGGAGAGTGATCCAATATGTCGGCGACAGACCCTGAAATACTTCCTAGTCCTCCCCTTCCAGAGGATCACACGTCTGAAGATCATCATGGAG AGCATCCTGAAGCTGACCGGGCAAGACTCTAAATCGATCCCTTGTCTGAAACAGGCCATTGAAGCCATACACAAG ATAGTGATGGAGTGTGATGGGGGGGTTCAGCGGATGAAGCAGATTGAAAAACTGGTGTACCTGGACAAGCACATGGATTTCGTCAATGTTAAG TCCATTCCTCTGATCACAAGTGTCCGCTTTCTGGTGCATGAAGGCCCCTTGAGACAGCTCACTCCAGAGGGCTACGTGCCAGGATCCAGGATTTCCTACATGGATGTTTACCTGCACCTTTTCAATGACCTGTTGCTCATCTCATTGAAAAA AGAGATGCGTTTCAGAGTGCTGGATCATGCAGTGTTCCCCACCCACGTGCACACTGAGCAGCTGAAAACAGAGGCCCTTGGTCTGCCCCTAGAGTCCTTCGTGCTGCGCCTCTCCCAGAACCACACTGGGCATGCCACTGCTTTCATACTCGCCCCACATACCACTACCAG GTCAGACAAAGACGCCTGGATGAAAGCGCTGTCCTCTGTCAGTGGGGACATGTATGAAGGACCTGtgaagtactgtactgtatag
- the LOC111970185 gene encoding uncharacterized protein isoform X1, protein MLVTVFCCPNDHSEITFSLDVSPELELRDFVALCELESGIPAGEIQITYAEQPLKDLTCALGTYGLKDGDVVVLRQVERRQPPAQPVFPGLPRIDFSSIAVPGTSSGSSQRSTRRQQQQAPTPQQQCPPPPAAPPSLLGSTSSPPGLDDPALLQQMLLANPHELSLLKERNPPLAEALLSGDLERFTKVLLEQQQDRARREQERIRLLTADPFDMEAQAKIEEDIRQHNVEENMTIAMDEAPESFGQVVMLYIDCIVNGYHVKAFVDSGAQMTIMSQACAKRCNIMRLVDRRWAGIAKGVGTQKIIGRVHLAQVQIEGDFLPCSFSILEDQPMDMLLGLDMLKRHQCSIDLKKNTLLIGTTGTETRFLPEAELPECARLAYGPEGREDAQPDEIADRELAEALQRSVQESDTADGQTTSLEFPTPKPLNNMPLSPSPGHPRSLFLDRSQSAPAYMRQAGAPTPGPSQSQTEPGFQGLPIPGPSSQAQNTAPTAQQSPLSGPSPTNPTQPLLSTITTPPALSTCSLPADKMVTGTPTLGGSASQIPSATEIGCASEKAGNSSVFPHPEESLTTQPMEQEEDMSDTITDHWTCLSSPRQHSEGGSQYPHQXVSNPPSLTLEPCPFGSTSTEIKSPPASSQNTVPSERDQPEGKRCSYSDQIPSLAQALLELHELLVSNSRSLSPQDRSASCSPSHRQNADGLDDNHNPTVEPRVLTPENTTQPSPSTAITAGAEPCDAKANHPAAVSNRGPPPDCVLPGSSEQSLETRTEAEPGEGHGEPEPQCPKSSWWERRADGYGLDNSKSKGTVSEAKGPSSLQADLVFREPPEGQQGRGVADGRASGNDNPNTLNLQPDTTQQSPLSMAAGSPGEESGVSPRTSPLPQAPNHPSSSAALMSAPRLFTDDHIQRIQAAGFSAREAAEALEQAQGSVELALLALLARKITVPT, encoded by the exons ATGCTGGTAACCGTTTTCTGCTGCCCCAATGACCATTCGGAAATCACATTTTCACTCGATGTCTCTCCAGAGCTCGAACTCAGAGATTTTGTTGCTCTGTGTGAACTAGAATCAGGAATCCCTGCTGGTGAAATTCAG ATCACATATGCAGAGCAGCCCCTAAAAGATCTGACCTGTGCTTTAGGGACTTATGGTCTGAAGGATGGCGATGTGGTGGTGCTCAGACAGGTAGAAAGACGGCAACCGCCAGCACAACCAGTCTTCCCAG gTCTGCCCCGTATTGACTTCAGTTCCATTGCAGTRCCTGGCACCTCTTCTGGTTCCAGTCAACGGTCCACCCGTAGACAGCAGCAACAGGCCCCAACCCCACAGCAGCAGTGCCCTCCACCCCCTGCTGCACCCCCATCCCTACTGGgctccacttcctctcctccggGGCTGGATGACCCTGCCTTACTGCAGCAGATGCTCTTGGCCAATCCACACGAACTGTCGCTGCTCAAGGAGCGCAATCCACCATTGGCTGAGGCCCTGTTGAGTGGAGACCTGG AGCGTTTCACCAAAGTGCtgttggagcagcagcaggatcGAGCtcgcagagagcaagagaggatcCGGCTTCTGACTGCCGACCCATTTGACATGGAGGCCCAGGCCAAGATAGAAGAGGACATCAG GCAGCACAATGTTGAGGAAAACATGACCATTGCGATGGAYGAGGCCCCCGAGAGCTTTGGCCAGGTGGTTATGCTCTACATCGACTGTATAGTGAACGGGTACCATGTGAAAGCTTTTGTTGACTCAG GGGCCCAGATGACCATCATGAGTCAGGCGTGTGCTAAGCGCTGTAACATCATGCGCCTGGTGGACCGACGCTGGGCCGGCATCGCCAAGGGAGTGGGCACCCAGAAGATCATTGGCAGAGTCCACTTGG CTCAGGTCCAGATAGAAGGGGACTTCCTGCCTTGCTCCTTTTCCATCTTGGAGGACCAGCCTATGGATATGTTGCTTGGACTGGACATGCTCAAGAGACATCAG TGTTCTATTGACCTGAAGAAGAACACGCTACTGATCGGGACGACGGGCACTGAGACRCGCTTTCTGCCCGAGGCGGAGCTGCCAGAGTGTGCACGACTGGCGTACGGGCCGGAGGGCCGAGAGGACGCCCAGCCAGACGAGATCGCAGACAGAGAGCTGGCGGAGGCACTTCAGAGATCTGTTCAGGAGAGCG ACACTGCAGATGGACAAACTACCTCACTGGAATTCCCAACGCCCAAACCCCTGAACAATATgcccctgtccccttcccccgGCCATCCCCGGAGCCTTTTCCTGGACCgctcccagtctgctccagcctaCATGCGCCAGGCTGGGGCCCCAACACCAGGACCGAGCCAGAGCCAAACAGAGCCTGGCTTCCAGGGTCTCCCCATCCCTGGACCCTCATCCCAGGCCCAGAACACAGCACCTACAGCCCAACAGTCTCCTCTCTCAGGCCCCAGCCCTACCAACCCCACCCAGCCCCTCCTTTCCACCATCACCACTCCCCCGGCTCTGTCCACGTGCTCCCTTCCTGCAGACAAGATGGTGACTGGGACTCCCACCTTGGGAGGTTCAGCCAGTCAGATCCCTTCAGCCACAGAGATTGGGTGTGCCTCTGAGAAGGCAGGGAACAGCTCAGTGTTCCCCCACCCAGAGGAAAGCCTTACCACTCAGCCCATGGAGCAGGAGGAGGACATGTCAGACACCATTACAGATCACTGGACCTGTCTGAGTTCCCCACGTCAGCATAGTGAAGGGGGTTCCCAATATCCCCACCAGCKCGTCTCTAATCCCCCATCACTCACACTAGAACCCTGTCCTTTTGGATCCACCTCTACAGAGATCAAgtctccccctgcctcctcccAGAACACTGTGCCATCAGAGAGGGACCAGCCAGAGGGGAAGCGCTGTTCCTACTCAGACCAGATCCCATCTCTGGCCCAGGCACTGCTGGAGCTCCATGAGCTGCTGGTGTCTAACAGCCGTAGCCTGTCCCCTCAGGACCGCAGTGCCTCCTGCTCCCCCTCACACAGACAGAACGCTGACGGACTGGACGACAACCACAACCCCACCGTAGAGCCCCGAGTCCTGACACCTGAAAACACCACCCAACCCTCCCCCTCTACTGCCATTACAGCTGGTGCAGAACCATGTGATGCCAAAGCCAACCATCCTGCTGCTGTGTCTAACAGAGGACCTCCTCCTGACTGTGTCCTGCCAGGCTCCTCTGAGCAGAGCCTGGAGACCAGGACCGAGGCTGAACCAGGAGAGGGACACGGGGAACCAGaaccacagtgtccaaagagcTCCTGGTGGGAAAGGAGGGCAGATGGGTATGGGCTAGATAACAGTAAAAGCAAAGGGACTGTGTCTGAAGCCAAAGGCCCCTCTTCACTTCAAGCAGACCTGGTGTTCAGGGAGCCCCCTGAGGGGCAGCAGGGGAGGGGTGTGGCAGACGGGAGAGCCTCTGGCAATGACAACCCAAACACACTCAACCTCCAACCTGACACAACACAGCAGAGCCCCCTGTCCATGGCTGCTGGCTCACCTGGGGAGGAGTCTGGCGTTTCGCCCCGCACTTCACCTCTTCCTCAGGCCCCGAACCACCCCTCCTCCTCAGCCGCTCTCATGTCTGCTCCACGTCTCTTTACCGATGATCACATCCAAAGGATCCAGGCAGCTGGCTTCTCTGCCAGGGAGGCTGCGGAggcactggaacaggcccagggCAGTGTGGAGCTGGCTCTGCTGGCACTACTGGCCCGCAAGATCACTGTGCCCACCTAG
- the LOC111970185 gene encoding protein DDI1 homolog 2 isoform X2, producing MLVTVFCCPNDHSEITFSLDVSPELELRDFVALCELESGIPAGEIQITYAEQPLKDLTCALGTYGLKDGDVVVLRQVERRQPPAQPVFPGLPRIDFSSIAVPGTSSGSSQRSTRRQQQQAPTPQQQCPPPPAAPPSLLGSTSSPPGLDDPALLQQMLLANPHELSLLKERNPPLAEALLSGDLERFTKVLLEQQQDRARREQERIRLLTADPFDMEAQAKIEEDIRQHNVEENMTIAMDEAPESFGQVVMLYIDCIVNGYHVKAFVDSGAQMTIMSQACAKRCNIMRLVDRRWAGIAKGVGTQKIIGRVHLAQVQIEGDFLPCSFSILEDQPMDMLLGLDMLKRHQCSIDLKKNTLLIGTTGTETRFLPEAELPECARLAYGPEGREDAQPDEIADRELAEALQRSVQESGQH from the exons ATGCTGGTAACCGTTTTCTGCTGCCCCAATGACCATTCGGAAATCACATTTTCACTCGATGTCTCTCCAGAGCTCGAACTCAGAGATTTTGTTGCTCTGTGTGAACTAGAATCAGGAATCCCTGCTGGTGAAATTCAG ATCACATATGCAGAGCAGCCCCTAAAAGATCTGACCTGTGCTTTAGGGACTTATGGTCTGAAGGATGGCGATGTGGTGGTGCTCAGACAGGTAGAAAGACGGCAACCGCCAGCACAACCAGTCTTCCCAG gTCTGCCCCGTATTGACTTCAGTTCCATTGCAGTRCCTGGCACCTCTTCTGGTTCCAGTCAACGGTCCACCCGTAGACAGCAGCAACAGGCCCCAACCCCACAGCAGCAGTGCCCTCCACCCCCTGCTGCACCCCCATCCCTACTGGgctccacttcctctcctccggGGCTGGATGACCCTGCCTTACTGCAGCAGATGCTCTTGGCCAATCCACACGAACTGTCGCTGCTCAAGGAGCGCAATCCACCATTGGCTGAGGCCCTGTTGAGTGGAGACCTGG AGCGTTTCACCAAAGTGCtgttggagcagcagcaggatcGAGCtcgcagagagcaagagaggatcCGGCTTCTGACTGCCGACCCATTTGACATGGAGGCCCAGGCCAAGATAGAAGAGGACATCAG GCAGCACAATGTTGAGGAAAACATGACCATTGCGATGGAYGAGGCCCCCGAGAGCTTTGGCCAGGTGGTTATGCTCTACATCGACTGTATAGTGAACGGGTACCATGTGAAAGCTTTTGTTGACTCAG GGGCCCAGATGACCATCATGAGTCAGGCGTGTGCTAAGCGCTGTAACATCATGCGCCTGGTGGACCGACGCTGGGCCGGCATCGCCAAGGGAGTGGGCACCCAGAAGATCATTGGCAGAGTCCACTTGG CTCAGGTCCAGATAGAAGGGGACTTCCTGCCTTGCTCCTTTTCCATCTTGGAGGACCAGCCTATGGATATGTTGCTTGGACTGGACATGCTCAAGAGACATCAG TGTTCTATTGACCTGAAGAAGAACACGCTACTGATCGGGACGACGGGCACTGAGACRCGCTTTCTGCCCGAGGCGGAGCTGCCAGAGTGTGCACGACTGGCGTACGGGCCGGAGGGCCGAGAGGACGCCCAGCCAGACGAGATCGCAGACAGAGAGCTGGCGGAGGCACTTCAGAGATCTGTTCAGGAGAGCG GACAGCACTGA